A genomic region of Zalophus californianus isolate mZalCal1 chromosome 1, mZalCal1.pri.v2, whole genome shotgun sequence contains the following coding sequences:
- the VWA5B2 gene encoding von Willebrand factor A domain-containing protein 5B2 isoform X6, with product MPGLYCPSSWTPLPLTDSWVRACANGPCLSLRARLTYHNPQPQPVEGVFVYPLAEAEVVSGFEAEAAGRRVSFQLQSRRRSQAACCRALGPGWGASTPRRCAQGHLVLDLAQARSTLVLPTGLINAAGTMTVTLCSSQELPSRPDGVLRVALPSVLTPLASSGPPGPPRPPGLCDDSPTSCFGVGSPQEEGLAGQEPAAPQDVFSGPARCPAPYTFSFEMLVTGPCLLAGLDSPSHALRADAPPHASSAATIRVTLAEGHRCDRALEILLYPSEPHQPHLMLEAGSLSSAEYEARVRARRDFQRLQRRDSDGDRQVWFLQRRFHKDILLNPVLVLSFCPDLSSRPGNLGTATRELLFLLDGSSVAHKDAIVLAVKSLPPQTLINLAMFGTAVQPLFPESRPCSDVSTVRGTGWQGGAGEDVSAWLWPQHAFSFQGTVQLICENVETLQAAGGSPDVLAALTWAMGQPQHRAHPRQLFLLTAASPLAAATHQTLELMRWHRGAARCFSFGLGPACHQLLQGLSALSRGRAYFPRPGERLQPMLVQALRKALEPALSDISVDWFVPDAVEALLTPREIPALYPGDQLLGYCSLFRVDGFRPRAPGGPEAGWQSLGGSVFPSPEEAPSATSPGTEPTGTSELLGTGTVSAELSSPWAAGDSEQSADALTDPVTDPGPNTSSDTAIWRRIFQSSYIREQYVLTHCSASPEPGPGSTGSSESPGSRGPGSPEGMAPLHLPSQQGCRSLAWGEPAGSRSCPLPPPPLAPVKSGALSAEVLGRRHRAALAGRSLSSPPGQVNPVPGYPQHLSLGTAPGGPGPESGQQLGQGLDDSGNLLSPAPMDWDMLMEPPFLFTAMPPSGESAPPAEALPPQAPRCHVVIRALCGEQPMCWEVGVGLETLWGPGDAGSPPLSPPEREGAWDQALHRLTAASVVRDNEQLALRGGAEAMADRGHARRSWLRALQTSKVSSAPSCFTCPVAVDATTREVLPSALQVWSSELAEPPSTSAPQGHLDATPLPTAVHSTGLQGGSLVGGWNPNQNGKPKSATRSPQHLPPQPPSRLSLGGGRARGSDGPQLCSPHRGQPSDSNSGGSDHDYLPLVRLQEAPGCFRLDAPFCAAVRIPQERLCRASPFAVHRASLSPTLASSPWALLGPGVGRGDSATASCSPSPSSGSEGPGQVDSGRGSDTEASEGMEGLGGTDLRGRTWATAVALAWLEHRCAAAFGEWELAAAKADCWLQAQRLPDGLDLAALKAAARGLFLLLRHWDQNLQLHLLCYSPANV from the exons ATGCCCGGCCTGTACTGCCCCTCCAGCTGGACGCCGCTGCCCCTCACCGACTCCTGGGTCCGGGCCTGCGCCAACGGCCCCTGCCTCAGCCTGCGGGCCCGGCTCACCTACCACAACCCGCAGCCGCAGCCGGTGGAAG gcgTGTTCGTGTACCCGCTGGCGGAGGCCGAAGTGGTCTCGGGCTTTGAGGCGGAGGCGGCCGGACGGCGCGTCTCGTTCCAGCTGCAGAGCCGGCGACGCTCACAGGCCGCTTGCTGCCGCGCGCTGGGCCCCGGGTGGGGGGCCTCTACGCCCCGCCGCTGCGCGCAGG GTCATCTTGTCTTGGATCTGGCCCAGGCCCGGTCCACACTGGTGCTGCCCACAGGCCTCATCAATGCGGCCGGCACCATGACGGTGACCCTGTGCAGCAGTCAGGAGCTGCCCTCCAGGCCTGATGGGGTGCTGCGTGTGGCTCTGCCCTCTGTGCTCACCCCACTGGCCTCCTCAGGCCCACCAGGGCCCCCCAGGCCTCCGGGGCTCTGTGACGACAG CCCCACCAGCTGCTTCGGGGTGGGCAGCCCTCAGGAGGAAGGCCTGGCCGGGCAGGAGCCAGCTGCCCCTCAGGATGTGTTCTCAGGCCCTGCCCGCTGCCCTGCCCCATACACCTTCTCCTTCGAGATGCTGGTCACTGGGCCATGCCTGCTGGCAG gccTGGAcagcccctctcatgctctgcgGGCAGATGCCCCACCTCATGCCAGCTCTGCGGCCACCATCCGTGTCACACTAGCAGAGGGCCACCGCTGTGACCGGGCGTTGGAGATCCTGCTGTACCCCAGTG AGCCTCACCAGCCACACCTGATGCTAGAGGCTGGCAGCCTGAGCTCAGCAGAATATGAGGCCCGGGTGAGGGCCCGCCGGGACTTCCAGAGGCTGCAGCGAAGGGACAGTGATGGGGACCGGCAG GTGTGGTTCCTGCAACGCCGCTTCCACAAGGACATCCTGCTGAATCCCGTGCTGGTGCTGAGCTTCTGCCCAGACCTGAGCTCCAGGCCGGGAAACCTGGGCACAGCTACCCGGGAGCTCCTCTTCCTGCTGGACGGCAGCAGTGTAGCACACAAG GATGCCATTGTTTTGGCTGTGAAGTCCCTGCCACCACAGACGCTCATCAACCTGGCCATGTTTGGCACGGCGGTGCAGCCCCTCTTCCCAGAGAGCCGGCCTTGCAGTGATGTGAGTACGGTCCGGGGAACCGGGTGGCAGGGGGGAGCTGGTGAAGATGTCTCAGCCTGGCTGTGGCCACAGCATGCCTTTTCTTTCCAGGGCACCGTGCAGCTGATCTGTGAGAATGTTGAGACCCTGCAGGCTGCAGGTGGCTCCCCAGATGTGCTGGCTGCTCTGACCTGGGCCATGGGGCAGCCCCAGCACAGGGCCCACCCCAGGCAGCTCTTCCTGCTGACTGCTGCCTCGCCCTTGGCCGCTGCTACCCATCAAACCCTGGAGCTCATGAGGTGGCACAGGGGGGCAGCCAG GTGCTTCTCCTTTGGGCTGGGGCCTGCCTGCCACCAGCTGCTTCAGGGTCTGTCTGCCCTCAGCAGGGGCCGGGCCTACTTCCCAAGGCCTGGGGAGAGGCTGCAGCCCATG CTGGTGCAGGCTCTGCGGAAGGCCCTGGAGCCGGCTTTGAGTGACATCTCTGTGGACTGGTTTGTGCCGGATGCAGTGGAGGCACTGCTGACGCCCCGGGAGATCCCAGCGCTCTACCCTGGGGACCAGCTGCTCGGTTACTGCTCACTCTTCAGGGTGGACGGTTTTCGGCCCCGCGCCCCAGGG GGCCCAGAAGCTGGCTGGCAGAGCTTGGGAGGCTCTGTGTTCCCATCCCCAGAGGAAGCACCATCTGCCACCAGTCCTGGCACTGAGCCCACTGGCACCTCGGAGCTGCTGGGAACAGGCACTGTGTCAGCGGAGCTGTCCAGCCCGTGGGCTGCTGGGGACTCAGAGCAGA GTGCCGATGCTCTGACAGACCCAGTCACAGACCCTGGACCCAACACCTCTTCTGATACAGCCATATGGCGCCGCATCTTCCAGTCATCGTACATCCGGGAGCAGTATGTGCTCACCCACTGCTCCGCCAGCCCAGAGCCGGGTCCAGGTTCCACAGGCAGCAGCGAGTCCCCTGGCTCCCGGGGCCCTGGCTCCCCGGAGGGCATGGCTCCCCTGCatctcccttctcagcagggctGCCGCAGCCTGGCCTGGGGAGAACCTGCGGGCTCCcgctcctgccccctgcctccacccccactgGCTCCAGTCAAG TCTGGGGCCTTGAGTGCTGAGGTGCTGGGTCGTCGACACAGAGCAGCTCTGGCTGGCCGGAGCCTCTCATCCCCCCCAGGCCAGGTGAACCCAGTCCCTGGCTATCCCCAGCACCTCTCTCTGGGAACAGCACCTGGTGGGCCAGGCCCTGAATCAGGGCAGCAGCTGGGACAGGGCCTGGATGACTCAG GAAACCTGCTCTCCCCGGCCCCTATGGACTGGGACATGTTGATGGAACCCCCCTTCTTATTCACGGCTATGCCCCCCAGTGGGGAGTCGGCCCCTCCAGCAGAGGCACTGCCTCCTCAGGCTCCACGCTGCCATGTGGTGATCCGGGCCCTGTGTGGGGAGCAGCCTATGTGCTGGGAGGTGGGTGTTGGCCTAGAGACACTATGGGGACCTGGTGATGCTGGCTCACCGCCTCTGTCACCCCCTGAAAGAGAAGGTGCTTGGGACCAAGCACTCCATCGGCTGACAGCAGCCTCCGTGGTCCGGGACAATGAGCAGCTGGCTCTCCGTGGAGGGGCTGAGGCCATGGCTGACCGAG GCCATGCCCGGAGGTCCTGGCTCCGAGCCCTTCAGACAAGCAAGGTCAGCTCAGCCCCTTCCTGCTTCACCTGCCCGGTAGCTGTGGACGCTACCACCAGGGAGGTCCTACCCTCAGCCCTGCAGGTGTGGAGCTCAG AGCTAGCTGAGCCCCCAAGCACTTCTGCCCCTCAGGGCCATCTAGATGCAACTCCTCTGCCCACAGCTGTGCACTCTACAG GACTTCAGGGAGGCTCTCTGGTAGGTGGCTGGAACCCGAACCAAAATGGCAAACCCAAGTCGGCCACCAGAAGTCCTCAGCaccttcctccccagcctccctctaGGCTCAGCCTGGGTGGTGGGAGGGCCAGAGGCTCTGATGGCCCCCAACTCTGCAGCCCCCACCGGGGCCAGCCTAGCGACAGCAACAGTGGAGGCAGCGACCACGACTACTTGCCCTTG GTGCGGCTGCAGGAGGCACCCGGCTGCTTCCGCCTGGACGCGCCCTTCTGTGCGGCCGTGCGCATCCCGCAGGAACGCCTGTGCCGTGCTTCGCCCTTTGCGGTGCACCGTGCCAGCCTCAGCCCCACCTTGGCCTCCTCTCCCTGGGCACTCCTGGGACCTGGGGTGGGCCGGGGGGACAGTGCCACGGCCTCCTGCAGCCCATCCCCCAGCTCAGGCTCCGAGGGTCCAGGCCAGGTGGACAGCGGGAGGGGCTCAGACACCGAGGCCTCGGAGGGCATGGAAGGGCTGGGCGGTACCGACCTGCGGGGCCGGACCTGGGCCACGGCCGTGGCACTCGCGTGGCTGGAGCACCGCTGCGCGGCCGCCTTCGGCGAGTGGGAACTAGCAGCGGCTAAAGCGGACTGTTGGCTGCAGGCCCAGCGCCTGCCCGATGGCCTTGACCTGGCTGCCCTCAAAGCAGCCGCCCGGggtctcttcctgctgctccgcCACTGGGACCAGAACCTGCAGTTACACCTGCTGTGCTACAGCCCAGCAAATGTGTGA
- the VWA5B2 gene encoding von Willebrand factor A domain-containing protein 5B2 isoform X8, which yields MPGLYCPSSWTPLPLTDSWVRACANGPCLSLRARLTYHNPQPQPVEGVFVYPLAEAEVVSGFEAEAAGRRVSFQLQSRRRSQAACCRALGPGWGASTPRRCAQGHLVLDLAQARSTLVLPTGLINAAGTMTVTLCSSQELPSRPDGVLRVALPSVLTPLASSGPPGPPRPPGLCDDSPTSCFGVGSPQEEGLAGQEPAAPQDVFSGPARCPAPYTFSFEMLVTGPCLLAGLDSPSHALRADAPPHASSAATIRVTLAEGHRCDRALEILLYPSEPHQPHLMLEAGSLSSAEYEARVRARRDFQRLQRRDSDGDRQVWFLQRRFHKDILLNPVLVLSFCPDLSSRPGNLGTATRELLFLLDGSSVAHKDAIVLAVKSLPPQTLINLAMFGTAVQPLFPESRPCSDGTVQLICENVETLQAAGGSPDVLAALTWAMGQPQHRAHPRQLFLLTAASPLAAATHQTLELMRWHRGAARCFSFGLGPACHQLLQGLSALSRGRAYFPRPGERLQPMLVQALRKALEPALSDISVDWFVPDAVEALLTPREIPALYPGDQLLGYCSLFRVDGFRPRAPGGPEAGWQSLGGSVFPSPEEAPSATSPGTEPTGTSELLGTGTVSAELSSPWAAGDSEQSADALTDPVTDPGPNTSSDTAIWRRIFQSSYIREQYVLTHCSASPEPGPGSTGSSESPGSRGPGSPEGMAPLHLPSQQGCRSLAWGEPAGSRSCPLPPPPLAPVKSGALSAEVLGRRHRAALAGRSLSSPPGQVNPVPGYPQHLSLGTAPGGPGPESGQQLGQGLDDSGNLLSPAPMDWDMLMEPPFLFTAMPPSGESAPPAEALPPQAPRCHVVIRALCGEQPMCWEVGVGLETLWGPGDAGSPPLSPPEREGAWDQALHRLTAASVVRDNEQLALRGGAEAMADRGHARRSWLRALQTSKVSSAPSCFTCPVAVDATTREVLPSALQVWSSELAEPPSTSAPQGHLDATPLPTAVHSTGLQGGSLVGGWNPNQNGKPKSATRSPQHLPPQPPSRLSLGGGRARGSDGPQLCSPHRGQPSDSNSGGSDHDYLPLVRLQEAPGCFRLDAPFCAAVRIPQERLCRASPFAVHRASLSPTLASSPWALLGPGVGRGDSATASCSPSPSSGSEGPGQVDSGRGSDTEASEGMEGLGGTDLRGRTWATAVALAWLEHRCAAAFGEWELAAAKADCWLQAQRLPDGLDLAALKAAARGLFLLLRHWDQNLQLHLLCYSPANV from the exons ATGCCCGGCCTGTACTGCCCCTCCAGCTGGACGCCGCTGCCCCTCACCGACTCCTGGGTCCGGGCCTGCGCCAACGGCCCCTGCCTCAGCCTGCGGGCCCGGCTCACCTACCACAACCCGCAGCCGCAGCCGGTGGAAG gcgTGTTCGTGTACCCGCTGGCGGAGGCCGAAGTGGTCTCGGGCTTTGAGGCGGAGGCGGCCGGACGGCGCGTCTCGTTCCAGCTGCAGAGCCGGCGACGCTCACAGGCCGCTTGCTGCCGCGCGCTGGGCCCCGGGTGGGGGGCCTCTACGCCCCGCCGCTGCGCGCAGG GTCATCTTGTCTTGGATCTGGCCCAGGCCCGGTCCACACTGGTGCTGCCCACAGGCCTCATCAATGCGGCCGGCACCATGACGGTGACCCTGTGCAGCAGTCAGGAGCTGCCCTCCAGGCCTGATGGGGTGCTGCGTGTGGCTCTGCCCTCTGTGCTCACCCCACTGGCCTCCTCAGGCCCACCAGGGCCCCCCAGGCCTCCGGGGCTCTGTGACGACAG CCCCACCAGCTGCTTCGGGGTGGGCAGCCCTCAGGAGGAAGGCCTGGCCGGGCAGGAGCCAGCTGCCCCTCAGGATGTGTTCTCAGGCCCTGCCCGCTGCCCTGCCCCATACACCTTCTCCTTCGAGATGCTGGTCACTGGGCCATGCCTGCTGGCAG gccTGGAcagcccctctcatgctctgcgGGCAGATGCCCCACCTCATGCCAGCTCTGCGGCCACCATCCGTGTCACACTAGCAGAGGGCCACCGCTGTGACCGGGCGTTGGAGATCCTGCTGTACCCCAGTG AGCCTCACCAGCCACACCTGATGCTAGAGGCTGGCAGCCTGAGCTCAGCAGAATATGAGGCCCGGGTGAGGGCCCGCCGGGACTTCCAGAGGCTGCAGCGAAGGGACAGTGATGGGGACCGGCAG GTGTGGTTCCTGCAACGCCGCTTCCACAAGGACATCCTGCTGAATCCCGTGCTGGTGCTGAGCTTCTGCCCAGACCTGAGCTCCAGGCCGGGAAACCTGGGCACAGCTACCCGGGAGCTCCTCTTCCTGCTGGACGGCAGCAGTGTAGCACACAAG GATGCCATTGTTTTGGCTGTGAAGTCCCTGCCACCACAGACGCTCATCAACCTGGCCATGTTTGGCACGGCGGTGCAGCCCCTCTTCCCAGAGAGCCGGCCTTGCAGTGAT GGCACCGTGCAGCTGATCTGTGAGAATGTTGAGACCCTGCAGGCTGCAGGTGGCTCCCCAGATGTGCTGGCTGCTCTGACCTGGGCCATGGGGCAGCCCCAGCACAGGGCCCACCCCAGGCAGCTCTTCCTGCTGACTGCTGCCTCGCCCTTGGCCGCTGCTACCCATCAAACCCTGGAGCTCATGAGGTGGCACAGGGGGGCAGCCAG GTGCTTCTCCTTTGGGCTGGGGCCTGCCTGCCACCAGCTGCTTCAGGGTCTGTCTGCCCTCAGCAGGGGCCGGGCCTACTTCCCAAGGCCTGGGGAGAGGCTGCAGCCCATG CTGGTGCAGGCTCTGCGGAAGGCCCTGGAGCCGGCTTTGAGTGACATCTCTGTGGACTGGTTTGTGCCGGATGCAGTGGAGGCACTGCTGACGCCCCGGGAGATCCCAGCGCTCTACCCTGGGGACCAGCTGCTCGGTTACTGCTCACTCTTCAGGGTGGACGGTTTTCGGCCCCGCGCCCCAGGG GGCCCAGAAGCTGGCTGGCAGAGCTTGGGAGGCTCTGTGTTCCCATCCCCAGAGGAAGCACCATCTGCCACCAGTCCTGGCACTGAGCCCACTGGCACCTCGGAGCTGCTGGGAACAGGCACTGTGTCAGCGGAGCTGTCCAGCCCGTGGGCTGCTGGGGACTCAGAGCAGA GTGCCGATGCTCTGACAGACCCAGTCACAGACCCTGGACCCAACACCTCTTCTGATACAGCCATATGGCGCCGCATCTTCCAGTCATCGTACATCCGGGAGCAGTATGTGCTCACCCACTGCTCCGCCAGCCCAGAGCCGGGTCCAGGTTCCACAGGCAGCAGCGAGTCCCCTGGCTCCCGGGGCCCTGGCTCCCCGGAGGGCATGGCTCCCCTGCatctcccttctcagcagggctGCCGCAGCCTGGCCTGGGGAGAACCTGCGGGCTCCcgctcctgccccctgcctccacccccactgGCTCCAGTCAAG TCTGGGGCCTTGAGTGCTGAGGTGCTGGGTCGTCGACACAGAGCAGCTCTGGCTGGCCGGAGCCTCTCATCCCCCCCAGGCCAGGTGAACCCAGTCCCTGGCTATCCCCAGCACCTCTCTCTGGGAACAGCACCTGGTGGGCCAGGCCCTGAATCAGGGCAGCAGCTGGGACAGGGCCTGGATGACTCAG GAAACCTGCTCTCCCCGGCCCCTATGGACTGGGACATGTTGATGGAACCCCCCTTCTTATTCACGGCTATGCCCCCCAGTGGGGAGTCGGCCCCTCCAGCAGAGGCACTGCCTCCTCAGGCTCCACGCTGCCATGTGGTGATCCGGGCCCTGTGTGGGGAGCAGCCTATGTGCTGGGAGGTGGGTGTTGGCCTAGAGACACTATGGGGACCTGGTGATGCTGGCTCACCGCCTCTGTCACCCCCTGAAAGAGAAGGTGCTTGGGACCAAGCACTCCATCGGCTGACAGCAGCCTCCGTGGTCCGGGACAATGAGCAGCTGGCTCTCCGTGGAGGGGCTGAGGCCATGGCTGACCGAG GCCATGCCCGGAGGTCCTGGCTCCGAGCCCTTCAGACAAGCAAGGTCAGCTCAGCCCCTTCCTGCTTCACCTGCCCGGTAGCTGTGGACGCTACCACCAGGGAGGTCCTACCCTCAGCCCTGCAGGTGTGGAGCTCAG AGCTAGCTGAGCCCCCAAGCACTTCTGCCCCTCAGGGCCATCTAGATGCAACTCCTCTGCCCACAGCTGTGCACTCTACAG GACTTCAGGGAGGCTCTCTGGTAGGTGGCTGGAACCCGAACCAAAATGGCAAACCCAAGTCGGCCACCAGAAGTCCTCAGCaccttcctccccagcctccctctaGGCTCAGCCTGGGTGGTGGGAGGGCCAGAGGCTCTGATGGCCCCCAACTCTGCAGCCCCCACCGGGGCCAGCCTAGCGACAGCAACAGTGGAGGCAGCGACCACGACTACTTGCCCTTG GTGCGGCTGCAGGAGGCACCCGGCTGCTTCCGCCTGGACGCGCCCTTCTGTGCGGCCGTGCGCATCCCGCAGGAACGCCTGTGCCGTGCTTCGCCCTTTGCGGTGCACCGTGCCAGCCTCAGCCCCACCTTGGCCTCCTCTCCCTGGGCACTCCTGGGACCTGGGGTGGGCCGGGGGGACAGTGCCACGGCCTCCTGCAGCCCATCCCCCAGCTCAGGCTCCGAGGGTCCAGGCCAGGTGGACAGCGGGAGGGGCTCAGACACCGAGGCCTCGGAGGGCATGGAAGGGCTGGGCGGTACCGACCTGCGGGGCCGGACCTGGGCCACGGCCGTGGCACTCGCGTGGCTGGAGCACCGCTGCGCGGCCGCCTTCGGCGAGTGGGAACTAGCAGCGGCTAAAGCGGACTGTTGGCTGCAGGCCCAGCGCCTGCCCGATGGCCTTGACCTGGCTGCCCTCAAAGCAGCCGCCCGGggtctcttcctgctgctccgcCACTGGGACCAGAACCTGCAGTTACACCTGCTGTGCTACAGCCCAGCAAATGTGTGA